A portion of the Ricinus communis isolate WT05 ecotype wild-type chromosome 10, ASM1957865v1, whole genome shotgun sequence genome contains these proteins:
- the LOC8269248 gene encoding G2/mitotic-specific cyclin S13-7 isoform X2 codes for MQQKKNAGDGRNRRPLGDIGNLATVRGIDAKLANQVSRPMTRSFCAQLLANAQNAAAAENNKKLVCVNVDKVVAPDGKKAAVAAKPAQQKKVIVKPKPQEVIEISPDTEKEVVIEKQQKKAVEMKKELEGSAKKKVQTLSSVLTARSKLACGLTNKPKEDIIDIDAADANNDLAGVEYVEDIYKFYKLVENESRPHNYMASQPDINEKMRGILIDWLIDVHQKFELSPETLYLTINIIDRFLCVKNVSRRELQLVGISATLMASKYEEIWPPEVNDLVCISDMAYTHAQVLIMEKTILAKLEWTLTVPTHYVFLARFIKASIPDKELENMVYFLAELGIMHYDTIMFCPSMVAASAVYAARCTLKKSPLWTETLKLHTGFSESQLKDCAGLLAFLHSRAAENKLQTVYRKYSHPQKGAVAQLPAARSLLPASLC; via the exons ATGCAGCAGAAAAAGAATGCCGGTGATGGCAGAAACCGCCGTCCTCTTGGAGATATTGGAAATCTAGCAACTGTTAGAGGAATTGATGCTAAGCTTGCGAATCAGGTTTCTCGACCCATGACAAG GAGTTTCTGCGCACAACTATTGGCCAATGCCCAAAATGCAGCAGCAGCAGAGAACAACAAG AAATTAGTTTGTGTCAATGTGGACAAGGTGGTGGCTCCTGATGGTAAAAAGGCCGCTGTAGCAGCAAAACCAGCACAACAGAAGAAAGTCATAGTGAAGCCAAAGCCCCAGGAGGTTATTGAGATAAGCCCTGATACTGAGAAAGAAGTTGTTATAGAAAAGCAGCAGAAGAAGGCAGTTGAAATGAAGAAAGAATTGGAAGGATCAGCAAAGAAGAAAGTTCAGACTCTTAGTTCAGTCCTCACTGCTCGAAGCAAG CTTGCTTGTGGTCTGACAAACAAACCAAAGGAGGATATTATTGACATTGATGCAGCGGATGCCAATAATGATTTGGCTGGTGTAGAATACGTTGAGGACATTTACAAGTTCTATAAGCTAGTcgag AATGAAAGCAGGCCTCATAATTACATGGCATCACAACCTGATATCAATGAGAAGATGAGAGGAATTCTGATAGATTGGTTGATTGATGTGCATCAGAAATTTGAGCTCTCACCTGAAACTCTTTATCTCACAATCAACATAATTGATCGGTTCCTTTGTGTTAAAAATGTTTCAAGAAGAGAACTACAGCTGGTGGGGATCAGTGCCACATTGATGGCCTCAAAATATGAGGAAATATGGCCTCCTGAGGTCAATGATTTGGTTTGCATTTCAGATATGGCTTACACTCATGCACAGGTTCTGATTATGGAAAAGACTATACTGGCAAAGTTGGAATGGACACTAACAGTCCCTACACACTATGTTTTCCTTGCTCGTTTCATCAAAGCATCTATTCCTGACAAGGAG CTGGAGAACATGGTCTATTTTCTTGCTGAGTTGGGCATCATGCATTATGACACTATAATGTTCTGCCCATCAATGGTTGCTGCCTCAGCAGTCTATGCAGCTCGATGCACCCTGAAGAAGAGTCCTCTTTGGACAGAGACACTCAAGCTTCATACTGGTTTCTCAGAATCACAGTTGAA GGATTGTGCGGGATTGCTGGCATTCTTGCACTCCAGAGCAGCAGAAAATAAGCTTCAGACAGTGTATAGGAAGTACTCACATCCCCAGAAAGGAGCTGTTGCACAGCTTCCAGCAGCCAGAAGTCTGTTGCCAGCTAGTTTGTGTTAA
- the LOC8269248 gene encoding G2/mitotic-specific cyclin S13-7 isoform X1, which translates to MASRPIVPQQPRGEAVAGGNNMQQKKNAGDGRNRRPLGDIGNLATVRGIDAKLANQVSRPMTRSFCAQLLANAQNAAAAENNKKLVCVNVDKVVAPDGKKAAVAAKPAQQKKVIVKPKPQEVIEISPDTEKEVVIEKQQKKAVEMKKELEGSAKKKVQTLSSVLTARSKLACGLTNKPKEDIIDIDAADANNDLAGVEYVEDIYKFYKLVENESRPHNYMASQPDINEKMRGILIDWLIDVHQKFELSPETLYLTINIIDRFLCVKNVSRRELQLVGISATLMASKYEEIWPPEVNDLVCISDMAYTHAQVLIMEKTILAKLEWTLTVPTHYVFLARFIKASIPDKELENMVYFLAELGIMHYDTIMFCPSMVAASAVYAARCTLKKSPLWTETLKLHTGFSESQLKDCAGLLAFLHSRAAENKLQTVYRKYSHPQKGAVAQLPAARSLLPASLC; encoded by the exons ATGGCTTCAAGACCCATAGTTCCACAACAACCCAGGG GTGAAGCAGTTGCAGGGGGCAATAATATGCAGCAGAAAAAGAATGCCGGTGATGGCAGAAACCGCCGTCCTCTTGGAGATATTGGAAATCTAGCAACTGTTAGAGGAATTGATGCTAAGCTTGCGAATCAGGTTTCTCGACCCATGACAAG GAGTTTCTGCGCACAACTATTGGCCAATGCCCAAAATGCAGCAGCAGCAGAGAACAACAAG AAATTAGTTTGTGTCAATGTGGACAAGGTGGTGGCTCCTGATGGTAAAAAGGCCGCTGTAGCAGCAAAACCAGCACAACAGAAGAAAGTCATAGTGAAGCCAAAGCCCCAGGAGGTTATTGAGATAAGCCCTGATACTGAGAAAGAAGTTGTTATAGAAAAGCAGCAGAAGAAGGCAGTTGAAATGAAGAAAGAATTGGAAGGATCAGCAAAGAAGAAAGTTCAGACTCTTAGTTCAGTCCTCACTGCTCGAAGCAAG CTTGCTTGTGGTCTGACAAACAAACCAAAGGAGGATATTATTGACATTGATGCAGCGGATGCCAATAATGATTTGGCTGGTGTAGAATACGTTGAGGACATTTACAAGTTCTATAAGCTAGTcgag AATGAAAGCAGGCCTCATAATTACATGGCATCACAACCTGATATCAATGAGAAGATGAGAGGAATTCTGATAGATTGGTTGATTGATGTGCATCAGAAATTTGAGCTCTCACCTGAAACTCTTTATCTCACAATCAACATAATTGATCGGTTCCTTTGTGTTAAAAATGTTTCAAGAAGAGAACTACAGCTGGTGGGGATCAGTGCCACATTGATGGCCTCAAAATATGAGGAAATATGGCCTCCTGAGGTCAATGATTTGGTTTGCATTTCAGATATGGCTTACACTCATGCACAGGTTCTGATTATGGAAAAGACTATACTGGCAAAGTTGGAATGGACACTAACAGTCCCTACACACTATGTTTTCCTTGCTCGTTTCATCAAAGCATCTATTCCTGACAAGGAG CTGGAGAACATGGTCTATTTTCTTGCTGAGTTGGGCATCATGCATTATGACACTATAATGTTCTGCCCATCAATGGTTGCTGCCTCAGCAGTCTATGCAGCTCGATGCACCCTGAAGAAGAGTCCTCTTTGGACAGAGACACTCAAGCTTCATACTGGTTTCTCAGAATCACAGTTGAA GGATTGTGCGGGATTGCTGGCATTCTTGCACTCCAGAGCAGCAGAAAATAAGCTTCAGACAGTGTATAGGAAGTACTCACATCCCCAGAAAGGAGCTGTTGCACAGCTTCCAGCAGCCAGAAGTCTGTTGCCAGCTAGTTTGTGTTAA